A window of Fodinibius salinus contains these coding sequences:
- a CDS encoding sigma-70 family RNA polymerase sigma factor: protein MARSSGISTRESESLDRYLQEIGKEKLITPEDEVRLAKEIQKGSQKALEDLTKANLRFVVSVAKQYQNQGLSLGDLINEGNLGLIKAAKRFDETRGFKFISYAVWWIRQSILQALAEQSRIVRLPLNRVGALNKIGKELSKLEQEYERVPSAAELADSLDMTVSEVADTLKISGRHLSVDAPFAQGEDNRLLDVLENEETPDPDNDLMGESLKVEIERALSKLTDREAEVIRLYFGIGREHSLTLEEIGERFDLTRERVRQIKEKALRKLRHHNRSAALRAYLG, encoded by the coding sequence GTGGCTAGAAGTTCAGGTATTTCTACTCGAGAATCAGAATCTCTTGACCGTTATTTACAAGAGATTGGAAAAGAAAAACTTATTACTCCCGAAGACGAGGTTCGTCTTGCTAAGGAAATCCAAAAAGGTAGTCAGAAAGCACTTGAGGATTTAACCAAAGCGAATCTTCGGTTTGTAGTTTCGGTTGCCAAACAGTACCAGAACCAAGGGCTTTCACTTGGTGATCTTATTAATGAAGGAAATCTGGGACTTATAAAAGCCGCCAAACGATTTGATGAAACACGTGGATTTAAGTTTATATCTTATGCCGTTTGGTGGATTCGGCAGTCTATTTTACAGGCATTGGCCGAGCAGAGCCGAATTGTACGCCTTCCGCTTAACCGGGTAGGAGCACTTAATAAAATTGGTAAAGAGCTATCCAAGCTTGAGCAGGAGTATGAACGCGTACCTTCTGCCGCAGAGCTGGCCGACAGTCTTGATATGACCGTTTCGGAAGTAGCTGATACTCTTAAAATTTCCGGGCGTCACCTTTCGGTTGATGCACCTTTTGCCCAGGGCGAAGATAATCGTCTGTTGGATGTACTTGAAAATGAAGAAACACCCGATCCTGACAATGACCTGATGGGTGAATCTCTGAAGGTTGAGATTGAACGAGCGTTATCTAAGCTTACGGATCGTGAGGCAGAAGTTATTCGACTGTATTTTGGTATAGGTCGTGAGCATTCGTTGACGCTCGAAGAGATTGGTGAACGTTTTGATTTGACCCGCGAACGCGTTCGACAAATTAAAGAAAAAGCCCTGCGTAAACTGCGTCACCATAACCGCAGTGCAGCTTTACGGGCATATCTCGGATAA
- a CDS encoding phosphopentomutase, with product MGNCYVIVIDGLGVGAQEDAVEYGDENENTLVHLCKETGCKLPNLQRMGLGNIIPLSSVPVESDPLCAYGKMREVSAGKDSTTGHWEIAGVQLNQPFPTYPEGFPQKVIDQFCDGIGKEQVLVNKPYSGTEVIADYGEEHLQTGYPIVYTSADSVFQVAAHVDVTPVDTLYEWCEYARSEVLQDEHGVGRVIARPFEGTAGNFDRISEERHDYSLAPPDYNLINRLQQEGIKTYSIGKIIDLFGGDGFTQFRRTKSNAEGISQLLSLMSAASDSFVFVNLIDTDQKYGHRLDPAGYAECLQEIDRAIPAIVSKLEEDDILIITSDHGNDPTSESTDHSREFVPVLLFPHRKAFQRNMGTRETFSDIACTAADFFGVNADYPGSSMLNGDQ from the coding sequence ATGGGTAACTGTTATGTAATTGTCATTGACGGACTTGGTGTAGGTGCACAGGAAGATGCAGTCGAATATGGGGACGAAAATGAAAATACACTGGTCCATCTTTGCAAAGAAACGGGGTGTAAGTTGCCCAATTTACAGCGGATGGGATTAGGGAATATTATTCCGCTGTCGTCAGTTCCCGTTGAGTCGGATCCGCTTTGTGCGTACGGTAAAATGAGAGAAGTCTCCGCCGGTAAGGATTCAACAACCGGACATTGGGAAATAGCCGGTGTACAGCTTAATCAGCCATTTCCAACCTATCCGGAAGGATTTCCGCAGAAAGTTATTGATCAGTTTTGTGACGGGATTGGCAAAGAGCAGGTCTTGGTGAATAAGCCGTATTCCGGCACTGAAGTCATTGCTGATTATGGAGAAGAGCATCTGCAAACGGGATATCCCATTGTATATACCTCCGCAGACAGTGTTTTTCAGGTTGCCGCTCATGTGGATGTTACTCCCGTTGATACGCTCTATGAATGGTGTGAATACGCGCGCAGCGAGGTGCTACAGGATGAGCACGGAGTTGGGCGCGTTATTGCACGGCCGTTTGAAGGTACTGCCGGGAATTTTGATCGTATATCAGAAGAGCGGCATGATTATTCACTGGCTCCGCCTGATTATAATCTGATTAATCGTTTACAACAGGAAGGAATTAAAACCTATTCTATTGGTAAAATAATAGATCTTTTTGGAGGTGACGGATTTACCCAATTCCGGCGCACCAAAAGTAATGCCGAAGGAATCTCTCAGCTTTTAAGTTTAATGTCGGCAGCTTCTGATAGTTTTGTATTTGTAAACCTGATTGATACCGATCAAAAATATGGACATCGTCTTGATCCGGCTGGCTATGCAGAGTGCCTGCAAGAGATCGATAGGGCTATACCTGCTATCGTAAGTAAACTGGAAGAGGATGATATTTTGATCATTACTAGCGATCATGGTAATGACCCTACCTCCGAAAGTACTGATCACAGTCGTGAGTTTGTGCCGGTCCTGCTTTTTCCGCATAGAAAAGCCTTTCAACGGAATATGGGCACACGAGAAACCTTCAGTGATATTGCCTGTACAGCGGCTGATTTTTTTGGTGTAAATGCTGATTACCCCGGTTCATCAATGCTAAATGGCGATCAATAA
- a CDS encoding GAF domain-containing protein has product MENYATAREQEQSNADIMGQKRQEKALREFKEVLNDLMFLLRSASEMETAYMYWVNRSRKQFVMETQSTMLDNVMFKDRISFENHFLDKFKDIDEPVSVRIGEDISASALSHYYNDVPVEYVTLLPFVNNGETVAITVLESSEHVFTEDNGDVIYSYINALRNVLNTYLEISDLYEQEDEWIAYEDTISDLEENCHRAEMVKKLLNKIQSFLNDGGASFVTQGMDGWCNVMNSEDAKYAPPIGMQMVERSMAYEAANCGEAEFAIHLNNNPNRLSPREFHTEGASMAIPLMMKDRRQGIVLVYDKNPLVFKESTKHKFINLVRTAALQMMANDPNMELDAPIFANDYRAFLPDLWERTVDTELLRIKKDIVSYDSWFGLVTISNVAELRTKMRMEELADMQRDLITAFNPSQFGFPGILGYNSDYVYSFFLQNKDSETVQKWTRAVKKKFTNAFTLSSGEEIETGIKVGFVRLTDDYGDSYQVLSNAKSALSQALKSNKNEAI; this is encoded by the coding sequence ATGGAAAACTACGCAACGGCACGTGAACAGGAACAGTCCAATGCTGATATAATGGGACAAAAACGCCAGGAAAAGGCGTTGAGAGAGTTTAAGGAAGTGCTCAATGATCTGATGTTTCTTCTCCGAAGCGCTTCTGAAATGGAGACGGCCTATATGTATTGGGTTAACCGTTCCCGTAAGCAGTTCGTTATGGAAACTCAATCGACTATGCTTGATAATGTGATGTTCAAAGATCGCATAAGCTTTGAGAATCACTTTTTAGATAAATTTAAAGATATTGATGAGCCGGTGTCTGTTCGGATTGGAGAAGATATTTCTGCTTCTGCTCTCAGCCATTATTATAATGACGTACCCGTAGAATATGTTACCCTGTTGCCTTTTGTAAATAACGGGGAAACCGTGGCCATTACGGTACTTGAATCAAGCGAACACGTATTTACAGAAGATAACGGTGACGTCATATATTCCTATATCAACGCACTGCGCAATGTGTTGAATACTTATCTGGAAATTAGCGATTTATATGAACAAGAGGATGAGTGGATTGCCTATGAAGATACAATCTCTGATTTGGAGGAAAACTGCCATCGGGCCGAAATGGTCAAAAAGCTGCTAAATAAGATTCAGTCTTTTTTAAATGACGGTGGTGCATCGTTTGTGACGCAGGGCATGGACGGCTGGTGTAACGTTATGAATTCCGAAGATGCTAAGTATGCTCCACCCATCGGCATGCAGATGGTGGAACGGTCAATGGCTTATGAAGCCGCCAATTGCGGGGAGGCTGAATTTGCCATTCATTTGAATAATAATCCCAATCGATTGTCACCGAGAGAGTTCCACACAGAAGGAGCTTCAATGGCTATTCCGTTGATGATGAAAGATCGCCGACAGGGCATTGTGTTGGTGTATGATAAGAATCCTCTTGTTTTCAAAGAGTCAACCAAGCATAAATTTATCAATCTCGTTCGTACAGCAGCACTTCAAATGATGGCGAATGATCCTAATATGGAGCTTGACGCCCCAATTTTTGCAAATGACTATCGTGCTTTTCTACCCGATTTATGGGAGCGAACCGTGGATACGGAGCTGTTACGAATCAAAAAAGACATTGTATCATATGATTCGTGGTTTGGGTTGGTAACGATTTCCAATGTGGCCGAACTGCGGACGAAAATGCGGATGGAAGAGCTGGCCGATATGCAGCGAGATTTGATTACAGCATTTAATCCCAGTCAGTTCGGTTTCCCTGGGATTTTGGGATACAACTCAGACTATGTGTATTCTTTTTTCTTGCAGAATAAAGATTCCGAGACTGTTCAAAAATGGACCCGAGCAGTTAAGAAAAAATTCACCAATGCTTTTACACTTTCAAGTGGTGAAGAGATAGAAACGGGTATAAAAGTGGGTTTCGTTCGCCTAACCGACGATTATGGAGATTCGTATCAGGTGTTGAGCAATGCGAAGTCTGCATTGTCGCAGGCACTAAAATCGAACAAAAATGAAGCTATATAG
- a CDS encoding M3 family oligoendopeptidase, which translates to MSNNVQEQTGAENIEWDLSDLYDSIDDPALEDDKEKVLELANSFIDDYKGKIADLEAEELKEALEEYEQLLEITSKIGSYAHLIWSTDTNNAEYGKLMQEANELSSEIHQKLVFFDVEWLDVDEERAQDLIGSEELEHYQHYLETSRRYKSHILSEKEEQVLSAKKVTGRSAWNRYFDETMGAARFELDGETLTRQEVLSKLHEPDRELRERAHASLTNTFKEHSRTLTFIFNTLLADKHTDDKLRNYDSWISSRNLANEIDDGTVETLIDAVTDNYRLVHRFYDLKRSLLGYDELFDYDRYAPLLKNKKQIQWDEAREMVLDSYTDFHPHMGTVAGEFFDRNWIDAAMKPGKRGGAYSASTVPSVHPYVFMNFDGKIRDVQTLAHELGHGVHQFLSREQGVLQADTPLTTAETASVFGEMLVFQKLMRKLDDPKEKLALLIGKIDDTIATVFRQVSMNRFEHAIHTKRREDGELTTEDFSELWRNTQEDIYGDAVTLTEGYDIWWSYIPHFLHTPGYVYAYAFGELLVLALYEEYTQSENGFSEKYIEMLRAGGSDWPENIVGKLGLDITRPDFWDNGLRAIKKMIEQAEELANQIN; encoded by the coding sequence ATGAGCAATAATGTGCAAGAGCAAACAGGGGCAGAGAATATAGAGTGGGATCTTTCTGACCTGTACGATTCTATTGATGATCCCGCATTGGAAGATGACAAAGAAAAAGTATTAGAGCTGGCAAATTCCTTTATTGATGACTATAAAGGAAAGATCGCCGACCTTGAGGCCGAAGAGTTAAAAGAAGCCTTAGAAGAATATGAACAGCTGTTAGAAATAACTAGCAAAATTGGTTCCTATGCCCATCTGATCTGGTCTACCGATACCAATAATGCAGAATATGGGAAGCTGATGCAGGAGGCCAACGAGCTTTCTTCTGAGATTCACCAAAAGCTGGTGTTCTTTGATGTGGAATGGCTGGATGTAGATGAGGAACGGGCACAAGATCTTATCGGTAGTGAAGAACTGGAACACTACCAGCATTACCTGGAGACATCACGACGATATAAATCTCATATTCTCAGTGAGAAAGAGGAGCAAGTGCTTTCTGCAAAGAAAGTGACGGGCAGGAGCGCATGGAATCGCTATTTTGATGAGACCATGGGAGCGGCGCGATTCGAACTGGATGGAGAAACGCTGACTCGGCAAGAGGTTCTTAGTAAACTGCATGAGCCGGATCGTGAATTACGAGAGAGAGCACATGCCTCGTTGACCAACACCTTTAAAGAGCACAGTCGTACGCTTACCTTTATTTTTAATACACTACTTGCCGACAAACATACCGATGACAAGTTGCGCAATTACGACAGCTGGATTTCATCCCGAAACCTGGCTAATGAAATTGATGATGGTACGGTCGAGACACTCATTGATGCAGTAACTGATAATTACAGATTGGTACATCGATTTTATGATCTGAAGCGAAGTTTGTTGGGGTATGACGAATTGTTCGATTACGATCGTTATGCGCCGCTTTTAAAGAATAAGAAACAGATACAGTGGGATGAAGCACGTGAAATGGTACTCGATTCATACACCGATTTTCATCCGCATATGGGTACAGTCGCCGGTGAGTTTTTCGACCGTAACTGGATAGATGCTGCAATGAAACCGGGCAAGCGCGGTGGAGCATATTCGGCAAGTACGGTGCCGTCCGTGCATCCGTATGTGTTTATGAATTTTGACGGCAAGATTCGAGATGTGCAAACATTAGCCCATGAGCTGGGACACGGCGTGCATCAGTTTTTATCTCGGGAACAAGGAGTCCTGCAGGCTGATACCCCGCTAACTACGGCTGAGACAGCATCAGTATTTGGTGAGATGCTGGTATTTCAAAAGCTGATGCGTAAGCTTGATGATCCTAAAGAAAAGTTAGCTTTACTGATTGGTAAAATTGATGATACCATTGCCACGGTATTTCGACAGGTATCGATGAATCGGTTTGAACATGCCATCCATACCAAGCGACGGGAAGATGGTGAGTTGACGACTGAAGATTTTTCTGAACTTTGGCGCAATACCCAGGAAGATATTTATGGAGATGCGGTAACGCTGACTGAAGGATACGATATTTGGTGGAGCTACATTCCCCATTTCTTGCACACACCCGGCTATGTGTATGCTTATGCCTTTGGGGAATTGCTTGTCTTGGCACTGTATGAGGAATATACCCAGTCAGAAAATGGCTTCTCGGAAAAGTATATTGAGATGCTTCGCGCAGGAGGTTCAGACTGGCCCGAAAATATAGTCGGTAAATTGGGACTGGATATTACCAGGCCTGATTTCTGGGATAATGGATTGAGAGCAATCAAAAAAATGATTGAGCAGGCAGAAGAATTAGCTAATCAGATAAATTAA
- a CDS encoding HlyD family efflux transporter periplasmic adaptor subunit, whose translation MELNKQLDSKKADFRQTLNTLRSGIKEWKRKYLLRAPVAGKLVYAGIFQENQTIKSGERLAYVQPENTRFFGELAVSQRSYGKIQEGQEVLVRFSGYPSKEFGSVSGKVDYLSEFPVRDSVFIAKVTFPNGFTTSYDRQLKPTNGMQGRAEIITQDMRFIERIYNNLTKELR comes from the coding sequence ATGGAATTGAACAAACAGCTGGATAGTAAGAAAGCTGATTTCCGTCAGACATTAAACACTTTGCGCAGTGGGATAAAGGAGTGGAAACGAAAATACCTATTGCGGGCACCGGTTGCCGGTAAGCTGGTATATGCCGGCATATTTCAGGAGAATCAAACGATTAAAAGCGGTGAACGGCTGGCATATGTGCAGCCTGAAAATACCCGTTTTTTTGGAGAGCTGGCGGTTTCGCAGCGGTCGTATGGTAAGATTCAAGAGGGCCAAGAGGTGCTGGTCCGTTTTAGTGGCTATCCTTCTAAAGAATTTGGCTCGGTATCGGGGAAGGTCGATTACCTGTCTGAATTCCCGGTAAGAGATAGTGTATTTATTGCCAAAGTTACTTTTCCCAACGGCTTTACTACAAGTTATGACCGGCAGTTAAAACCTACTAATGGCATGCAGGGACGCGCAGAAATTATCACTCAGGATATGCGATTTATCGAGCGTATTTACAACAACCTCACAAAAGAACTTCGTTAA
- a CDS encoding cysteine peptidase family C39 domain-containing protein, translated as MTGFKVYRQHDQMDCGPTCLRMIAKHHGRNYTLETLRKKSGINREGVSLLGMSEAAEEIGFRTIGAKLTWEQLKREAELPCVVHWGQEHFVVVYKISRQKVYIADPAKGKVVYKKDDFLQQWLSSKVDEQATGIALLLHTTPKFYDLEGEENNELKLLIIALH; from the coding sequence ATGACAGGATTTAAGGTTTATCGACAGCACGATCAAATGGATTGCGGGCCCACCTGCCTTCGCATGATTGCTAAGCATCACGGGCGGAATTACACTTTAGAGACGCTTCGCAAGAAAAGCGGTATAAACCGCGAAGGGGTGTCGTTGTTAGGGATGAGCGAAGCGGCCGAAGAGATCGGCTTCCGAACTATAGGTGCGAAGCTCACCTGGGAGCAGCTAAAAAGGGAGGCAGAACTACCGTGTGTGGTACATTGGGGACAAGAGCATTTTGTGGTCGTCTATAAAATAAGCAGGCAAAAAGTGTATATCGCGGATCCGGCTAAAGGAAAGGTGGTGTACAAAAAAGACGATTTTTTGCAGCAATGGTTAAGCTCAAAAGTAGATGAGCAGGCTACCGGTATTGCATTACTGCTGCATACGACCCCAAAATTTTATGATCTGGAAGGGGAAGAGAACAATGAACTGAAATTATTAATAATCGCACTTCACTGA
- a CDS encoding 6-bladed beta-propeller: MKYFQRLLLSIVIIFSLVQCSNSPSQKEIEQTEQIEQSEETAQIRILDEVPQDIKETENLTVFSGDTEPANSIELIPEQTFGKSGEPYLTQVQNCVVDDKDRVIILNSGSNYAQQVYVYNEDGTFHTAIGRSGNGPGEYGYVLGMRAQPGKILIRDVRNKRFNIYNSTDYSLERTMLIERLEIRDHKAVEGLEFGMMNPRNDGNYLVSFYQQVSETGWPVAKYLLMDSDGAALDYNILEFRRSFKAQGKTESMSAPMSLKPMPFMGSTVTGISDEGELYSVWNHDFLIKKYDAKGNYQSAIYYPVKGSPFDLSSHTPTPFYDQSDVMKAIDIHDEELPEANPIIDRLMVDDENRIWVAVPTGGQSDSYEWWILEESGKLLAKLTLPGEQEIYDIKNGYLYSKKTKEETGIEYVVKYRIALTKK, encoded by the coding sequence ATGAAATATTTTCAACGATTATTACTGAGTATAGTTATAATTTTTTCTCTAGTTCAATGCTCCAATAGCCCTTCACAAAAAGAAATAGAACAAACAGAACAAATAGAACAATCTGAAGAAACAGCACAAATCCGCATCCTCGATGAAGTTCCTCAGGATATTAAAGAAACTGAGAACCTCACCGTTTTTTCGGGGGATACGGAACCCGCAAATTCCATAGAATTGATTCCTGAGCAAACGTTTGGTAAATCAGGGGAACCTTACCTAACACAGGTACAAAATTGTGTTGTAGATGATAAGGATAGAGTGATCATTTTGAATTCAGGATCTAACTATGCTCAACAGGTTTATGTATATAATGAAGATGGTACATTCCATACCGCGATCGGAAGATCGGGCAATGGACCCGGTGAATACGGCTATGTATTGGGGATGAGGGCCCAACCCGGAAAAATATTGATCCGTGATGTAAGGAATAAACGGTTCAATATTTATAACTCAACTGATTATTCCCTTGAAAGAACCATGCTAATCGAGCGGTTGGAGATACGAGATCATAAAGCGGTTGAGGGACTAGAATTCGGAATGATGAATCCCAGAAATGATGGTAATTACTTAGTCAGTTTCTACCAACAAGTCTCTGAAACCGGCTGGCCGGTGGCGAAGTATCTGCTAATGGACTCAGACGGAGCTGCACTGGATTATAATATTCTGGAATTCCGGAGAAGTTTTAAGGCTCAGGGAAAGACAGAGTCAATGTCAGCTCCAATGTCACTTAAGCCGATGCCATTTATGGGATCTACGGTTACAGGTATATCCGATGAAGGAGAACTATACTCGGTTTGGAACCATGATTTTTTGATAAAAAAGTACGATGCTAAGGGCAACTACCAATCTGCGATTTATTATCCGGTAAAAGGCTCACCCTTTGATCTTAGTTCTCATACTCCAACACCTTTTTACGATCAAAGTGATGTCATGAAAGCAATAGATATACATGATGAAGAGCTGCCGGAAGCAAATCCTATTATAGATCGTTTGATGGTTGATGATGAAAACCGGATTTGGGTGGCGGTACCAACGGGGGGGCAAAGTGATAGCTATGAGTGGTGGATCCTGGAAGAATCAGGCAAACTCCTTGCAAAACTGACGCTTCCCGGTGAGCAAGAGATTTACGACATCAAAAATGGGTATCTGTATAGCAAAAAGACCAAGGAAGAAACAGGTATCGAGTATGTGGTTAAGTACCGGATTGCACTGACGAAAAAATAA
- a CDS encoding 6-bladed beta-propeller: MYLKSNSAKNNLFTTFLFTIIISIFWVDCSNTSPSGNSSTDAEIVELKKYETIVSYKEHKLSNPQIIRINNNNSHLFIYDAAELTVFEFNNKGDIINEYGKQGRGPGEFLNVNNIFLTNDYLYVIDPLQFRITRFKIGGNLVGTMNYGRENRQSLPPPAPLPLEPRAKNINNQPAITENDHVLLSNIYPGDSFDMLYSLVDWGGDRLGKIGDIPKDSDFSLDYDAYSTSIEQREIPNYYRPHAFPISNQGKGNEIYIVYSAFPKIAKYEMSGKKIWETNTPESPELDSLTTNFFEKSENILEKGRGRVALNKYVSGISGPDGHLYLGIGKNYFAQPLNRLWIHEFDSKGDLVRRYKLESKNINLSSIFDINFSERRIFAVTEKAEIRAYPF; the protein is encoded by the coding sequence ATGTATTTAAAATCGAATAGTGCAAAAAATAATCTATTTACTACATTTCTCTTTACTATTATAATATCCATATTTTGGGTTGACTGTAGTAATACCTCACCTTCTGGCAACTCTTCGACAGATGCCGAAATAGTGGAGCTTAAAAAGTATGAGACTATTGTATCTTATAAGGAACACAAGTTATCAAATCCTCAAATTATTAGGATTAACAATAATAATTCTCATTTATTTATCTATGATGCTGCAGAATTAACAGTATTTGAATTTAATAACAAGGGTGATATCATCAATGAATATGGTAAACAGGGACGGGGCCCGGGAGAGTTTTTAAACGTAAACAATATATTTTTAACTAATGATTATTTATATGTTATTGATCCACTGCAATTTCGTATTACACGATTTAAGATTGGTGGTAATTTAGTTGGTACAATGAATTATGGTAGAGAAAATCGGCAGTCTCTCCCTCCTCCTGCACCTTTACCGCTAGAGCCGCGTGCAAAAAATATTAATAATCAGCCTGCGATAACAGAGAATGACCATGTTTTGTTATCTAATATCTATCCCGGTGATTCTTTTGATATGCTTTACAGCTTGGTTGATTGGGGAGGAGACCGACTAGGGAAGATAGGTGATATTCCTAAGGACAGTGACTTTTCGCTGGATTATGATGCCTACAGCACTTCAATTGAGCAAAGAGAAATACCAAACTATTACCGTCCCCACGCGTTTCCAATCAGTAATCAAGGGAAAGGTAATGAAATATATATTGTTTATAGCGCCTTCCCTAAAATTGCAAAGTATGAAATGTCAGGAAAAAAGATATGGGAGACAAATACTCCTGAATCTCCAGAACTGGACTCGCTTACAACTAATTTCTTTGAAAAATCTGAAAATATTTTAGAAAAAGGAAGGGGGCGAGTGGCACTTAATAAATATGTTTCTGGTATAAGTGGTCCTGATGGTCATCTGTATTTGGGAATAGGCAAAAACTATTTTGCCCAACCTTTAAATAGGCTATGGATTCATGAGTTTGATTCTAAGGGTGATCTTGTCCGTCGATATAAACTGGAATCAAAAAACATTAATCTCTCTTCTATTTTTGATATTAATTTTTCAGAACGCCGGATATTTGCTGTAACGGAAAAGGCAGAGATCAGAGCGTATCCATTTTGA
- a CDS encoding 6-bladed beta-propeller, translating into MRYIVQLSIVVLFFGCNNDRRTAEKPAGSEQISGLKAKLPDSLQSLDNLSVYSFSDQSYDTVVFQRKQVFESNEKVFFEGYTGDIAIDDQDNVYIAVSKPGTVGIYVFSPDGDFITKFLREGRGPKEFITISDILINNGYLYILGPKLQKIGKFTLDTYSLEYEIIVRTDSLTDELSALSANNLLTTNKGRLIVRFDGSSPFNPNMIPSNYYYKIIKKGMLREKPVLSEPKTSFYKPENRMTSKGTVRLPRSMPFSRSTIVTAGDSLLFTARTGRFLIKVYDKNGNYRRAFYYSYEKSSLLLSETELGKAKRQLVEEHPGKVPDTWPVIHNMVADDEGRFWVQTITDSESSYQGWVLGKQGRLRARFEWPGHRAERSAERPPLFKIKNGYLYTRERDIPQGIDRIVKHKIKFKESGLH; encoded by the coding sequence ATGCGATATATCGTACAATTATCGATTGTAGTGTTATTTTTCGGATGTAATAACGACCGCCGAACGGCCGAGAAGCCCGCCGGGTCTGAACAAATTTCAGGCCTGAAAGCAAAGCTGCCAGACAGCCTCCAAAGCCTTGATAACCTGAGCGTTTATTCATTTTCCGACCAATCATATGATACCGTCGTGTTCCAGCGGAAGCAGGTTTTTGAGAGTAATGAGAAGGTATTTTTTGAAGGCTATACCGGGGATATTGCGATCGATGATCAGGATAATGTATATATTGCTGTAAGCAAGCCCGGTACCGTTGGAATATATGTATTTAGCCCTGATGGTGATTTTATAACTAAATTCTTGCGAGAGGGAAGAGGACCCAAAGAATTTATTACAATCTCTGACATACTAATTAATAATGGCTACTTATATATTTTAGGTCCAAAATTACAAAAGATAGGGAAGTTTACTTTGGATACATATTCTTTGGAGTATGAAATAATCGTGAGGACAGATTCGCTAACCGATGAATTATCTGCTTTATCAGCAAACAATTTGTTAACAACAAATAAGGGAAGGCTTATTGTACGTTTTGATGGATCAAGCCCATTTAATCCCAATATGATACCTAGCAATTATTACTACAAAATTATAAAAAAAGGTATGTTAAGGGAGAAGCCGGTTTTATCGGAACCTAAAACGTCATTTTATAAACCTGAGAATCGGATGACTTCTAAGGGAACGGTTCGATTGCCAAGATCGATGCCATTCTCTCGAAGTACTATAGTTACTGCTGGCGATAGTCTTCTGTTTACTGCCCGGACAGGACGTTTTTTGATAAAAGTATATGATAAGAACGGGAATTACCGCCGTGCATTTTATTATTCCTATGAGAAAAGTTCCCTATTACTTTCAGAGACTGAGTTGGGAAAAGCCAAGAGACAGTTAGTAGAAGAACATCCGGGAAAGGTACCGGATACCTGGCCTGTTATTCACAATATGGTGGCCGATGATGAAGGTCGCTTTTGGGTACAGACCATTACCGACAGTGAAAGCAGCTACCAAGGTTGGGTATTGGGCAAACAGGGAAGGTTACGGGCTCGGTTCGAATGGCCGGGGCACCGTGCCGAAAGGAGTGCGGAAAGACCGCCGCTATTCAAAATAAAAAACGGCTACTTATACACCCGCGAACGGGATATCCCACAAGGGATAGATCGTATTGTAAAGCATAAAATTAAGTTTAAAGAGTCCGGGTTGCACTAG